DNA from Elaeis guineensis isolate ETL-2024a chromosome 2, EG11, whole genome shotgun sequence:
TGTGGCTTAACCAACCTCAAAAAAGCCTGCTCCTTGGCACTGATATTCAGCAGTGGTTATCTTCCTTACAAGTCTTTGAAGTTACTCATATATATCATGAAGGCAACCAAGTAGCAGATTACATTGCTAATCTAGCTCCTGCAGGGGATGTTTCTTTTGGCATGGCTATGTGTTTTTGCCTCGGTTATCTTCTTTTGCAGGCAGATGCAAGGGGGATTGGTTTTATCCGGGACAACTAATATTCCTTATGTTGTGTCAAGCTGCAGGTCTCATGGCACGATGTCATTGGAGGTTCTTGGCTTGTCATTGCAGGTTCCAAATTTGTTTTCTCTGTTAGATGTGCAGGAGGTATTCTATCTGTTGGACATCTTTTCAAGTTATGTTATTTCTATTTAGAGGATATGGTGTTGTGGATATTGGTACATGCTCGTTCTTTCATCATTCAAGACTTCATCACTTGTTCCCCAGAATTCTGCGTGCAACTTCACTTATCATTTCAAGGATGTGGTGGAACATTAGCGCTTGGTTCTGAACCACAGTATATCCATGATGAAATGTCACGCAAATGATGTATAACAAAATCAAATGTTTGGTTTCTCTTCCGCTCAACGTGCTAGCTATTTTGATCTGTCCTACTTAGCATGAAAAAGAATTGAAAATAGCGACAAAAAGCAAAATTGGGCAAGAATTGAAAATAAGGACAGAAAAAATGGGATAAAATCCCTGAGCCGCTATTACGTCAAGAAAGGGGGAGGGGGGTGTGGGCGGCGGCGGCGACAGAAGAATGCCTCACAAAAACATGCAAAACATACACATAAACAATCGACCATATCAAATTAAACCTATAGTAatcataaagtagaaaaataatagAAGAAAGCTTGGCGGCTAAGCTTCTCACGAAGTCATATTTTGGGTGGGACCACATGTCTCTTGGGTTCAGAAGCTGGTCTGATCTTTAGGGCCACTTTGACCCCATGTTACAATTCCTGTAACAATACTGTAACTCACTATCTTTAAATAAATATTTCAGAGAGTAATACCTCctgttttttattaaaaaaataataataataataacaacatcCATAAGCCCAATAGCAACATGTTCAGGAGCTTGCAACACCACCAGAAATTATTAAATTACTATCCTCTTTTAATAGTTGAAATAGTACAGAAAATCTCGAGAAAAATCTAGCTGGACGAAAAAGAAGAGGGCAAAATTCAACAGTAACAAAAGATCTGAATTttctttacaaaataaaaaataataacaataatttAGAATTTCTGATTCTAATTTAAACCGATTCCACATCAGTACCAAGAGGCCGATCGACAGAACGAGGATGATTTGGACTtattgcggtcaatcccctcatcgcctgatcgtcgggaacgagcgcctgcagaaaaggaagtccacactgaccggaggcaactccggcggagaccctccgacggtcaagtcagagaggtgactgggcaacagtgaaatgaagacagagagctcaatcgagagagagagagagagagggagagcaagcctgtggtttcccAGTCGAAGTGAAGgtgccctgcactgttgccttccccgatttatatagtgaagcacggtatggcgccgtcattaatggcgcgaacAATTgtggaattgtcaactcactgtagactgtcagagtcgccgtgaaggtgtcatgtcgccgtggggctgtcaaatcactagggttgacaatcccctcggcgggacaatgcccctaggtggtcgtgccgcatgttgctgtcagaactgacaagctctgacggctgtacggcgatcggaggagtcgaccgaccctaggtcggcggccagctgagtggcgtcgagCCCCTTTGTTGGTCAGCGAGTCATGTTGCgaaagtcggccatcagactccctGGTTCAGTCGGCCCGGAGAGTGGAAACCCGATCGACATATCCACGGACGGAAAGGGGCCGTCAATCGATCGGTCGGTGggtcggtccctccgacagtcggtcggtcggtcggtgggtcggtccctccggccgtcggtcggtcggtcggtgggtcggtccctccggcagtcggtcggtcggtcggtgggtattctccaacagttaccctcctccactcctgagtcggacggtgagctggccgatgccattGCTTGGACAGCGATGCTGGGCGACAAGGAGTGGAATCACAGTGTGTCCAATTCCGACTGTACCACGGGTTGATGCGATGTCAGGCGTCCTATGAATGCCTTGTGATCCGCTGGCGTCAAGCGTCCAGTCGGTGTCAGGtggtcgggtgccggacgattcggtgtcggtcggggtcgtccgtcggagtcgtccgtcggggtcgtccgtcggagtcgtccgtcggagtcgtccgtcggtcgtcagtCGGGGTCGGCTTTCGGGCGATCGGAGGTGGATCGgcccgtcggtgagtcggcgttGGTGAGTCGGCATTagagtcggtcggtatatcccaacaggacTCTTAGTAGAAGATTAAACAGAAAAGGAACCAAATTAAAAACATCTGAAGATATAAAAAGAACGATAAGGATGCAAAGATCTTGTTTTCGGCTTCCTGATTAAAGCCTCGAAGGATTTAACATGATTGGAGCAAATCGAATATAGATTTCTTTTTTTGTCGTCCTAAAAAGAAATAAGCCAAAAATCTATAATCAGATATCGAAAGAGAGAACAATTTAAAGCACACCACCGTTTATTTAATTGATTGCCTCACCTTTGCAGACGCAGAGTAACACAACCATTTCCTTCCATACTCACTGTAACAGGACATCGATAAACGAAAACAACAAAACAGTACTCACTAGCTCACACTCACAATCAAGAGAACGGCAAAGCAGCAGCAACAACAACATCAATTGTGGAAAACGGAGGCCTGGATCCTGTGGGTGTAGTCCACGAAGTCCATGACGCTCGATTCTACCTGGTCCAGCGCTCCACATCAAATTGCGAAGATCAGGAGAGTAGAACCTAGGACGAAGGTGACAACAGACATGAACAGAGTCACCCACGTCATGATCTTGCCGCCTATGGTGGTAGAATCCGGAGGCACCACCATTGAACCGTACATCAGCAAGAGCCCCAGGATGAAGGTGATGAGATTTGCAAGAAGGTAGACTTGGAATGCGAGGTGCAGGTGGTGGTGGTGTCGGCGGTGGTAACCGGATCCAGCATGCATGAGTCCAGCAGAGGCGCTGAAGAGGGCGAACTTAGCCACCAGGTTTGGCTTGGCAAAAAGAAATTCTTCATATGAGATTGGAGCCATGGTTATGGAGATGCTGAGATAGAGAGAGATTTCAAAGAGAGAAGATGTTAGAGAATGGGAGTTCAGAAAAACAGGCAATGCATGAAGGGCCTTATAACGGCGGCAGGTTCTGAAGAAACCGACAAGACAATTAAATCAAATAGGCCGACGTCACGATGACGATAGGAGAAGGGATTGGGGGTGGGGTGGAGTGGGGGTGCAGATTAGGTGCGGAGAGAGAGGATAAAGTGGCGATGGTCAGCCATCGTTTGTCCGGTCAATTTCTTCCCACCCACCTTCGTGGGTACGATCCtctgcttaaaaaaaaaaaaaatttcttctttgtattatgatattttataaataaaaattataattttttagatttaaaatattataatataaatataaaaaaattataattttttcaaaaaattaaaatatttttgatatttaaaattttaaataaaaaataaaattattaaaattaaatatatattaaaaatgatGATTATATGGGTTAATTGGACAGGATGATGCATTTTATGTTGGATTTTTTATACTGGTGTGCAAAGAATTTTCTCTTTCGTAATGCTTTGGGCCATTTTTTTGGTCTTCTTGTTTGCTACGGGCCCTATTTTTTTCCGTATTTATCCATTTTTCGGTGAATGAAGATGCACGGCCGAAAGGAAGATGGGTTCGGGTTAGGTCCGATGGTCATCGGGCCAGTTAATTCTCCCAATCATCGTCGGCCCTACGGTGTAATGTAGACTTTAAGGTGTGCTCGACATTGATAGACGGGAAATGccccttgttgcggccaatcgcctcgtcgtccgatcgccggagaacgtgcacctgcaaaaatgagaagtccacactgaccggaggtggctccggcggggaccctccgacggtcaaatcagagaggtgactgggcaacagtgaaatgaagacagagagctcgatcgagagagagagggggagagggaggagcAAGCCTGGTGGTTTCGAAGGCGAGAATGGAAAGAtctcccttgcactgttgccttccccggcttatatagtggagcacggtatggcgccgtcattaatggcgcagacaagtgaggagctgtcaactcactgtagactgtcagggtcgccgtgaaagtgtcatgtcgccgtggggctgtcaaatcaccagggttgacaatgccctcagcGGGACAATGCCGccagatggccgtgccgcatgttgctgtcagaactgacaaggtctggcggctgtacggcgattggaggagtcgaccgatcctaagtcggtggccagttgagtggcgtcgggctcctccgttggtcggcgagttttacgtgagtcggccatcagacctccgggttcagtcggtcggaaaaggtgcgcccgacgtatcctcagtcggtcgtaagCCGATGatgggccggtgatggcgtcagtcggtcggtccgaccgtcaatcgatcggtcggtccttcggccgtaagtcggtcggtcggcccctccggccatcggtcggtcggtcggtgggtattccccaacacccCTGTTGGGCACCAGTGCTCGATGTTGATAGGCGGGAAATTCCCCCGTTAGTCGTGCCCCTCTCTCTGAACCAGTCATGTTAGAAAGCTTGTTCCACAACCGCGATCCCATCTTCACTGGCATCGCACGAGCGAGCGCAATGCTCGGCAGCCGCTCATCTCGCTACCTCTGCCACCCTTTTTGCCCGCCACAACCACCACCACCGTCGACGCCCTCAACCTTTGTCATATCGGAACAGCTAAATGCCACCAACCCTCCACCTTCGCCGTCTGTGGTGCTTCACCGCCCCTGCAGCATGGATCGCTGAGCCCACGAGCCATCAGGGCCATCACCACCGGACCTCCACATCCACCACCACTATATGGAGTGGCGGAGTACACTGGCGGCCGGCCGCCGGAGTCGAAGAACCAGCCCAATATCCCCCTTCCCTGCTACTAGGATTACtcgtgttaggatttgacgcctcgagattgagcccacagcgaggttcgcggtgaaaaatgaagTTCAACGAggccaagatcacctgaaacggagctcggatagaggagatacgagcttttgaagtcggcacgagattcgaagcggtggaggatcgccggcgaccggcaGCCGGCggtagcggcgcggccgcaggcggcggcgcgtgggacgcgcgacctgggcgggcggcccaggcgggcgcgcggcccgcacgctggagcgggccggcccaggcggcctactggccctgttctccggtccaccgtggatcgagcggtctacggttgggcctgtggaccgcatgggcgttttcCACGCATTTCAtgtggtccacggtactattccatggaccgatcacgatcggacggctcAGGGAGTTTTcgatgacgatccgacggttcaggaggttgatttggcttgtttagaactcttaaacctaatctaattaggtttaaaccctgttttaaccctttaaaaggtctGTGGATGAACAGTAAAGGGTGTGGATCGGTTTTTTTGCACCGTACAAAgtccgtacggaacccaagagaagagagagacggaagcactgagagagaaagagcaggaggctcctggacagcggtcgtcaagCACTTTAGGACttcagggggtcttcaagagagagagagcttttgtgagggaactttaggtgagagagaattgggtgtacaatggTTGAAGGTgaagtctcctcttgtaaaattttctttttcatagtgaagtttgcatgccccgtggaggcgagcccttttatggttgatccacgtattttgattattttttcttttgttttgtttcttctttcttcctgctacatcgtgtggtactgaaaaggtcttggaggtggtgtcctggccagacatccacccaacaagtggtatcagaacaaggcagtacaaggacgcagattgcagtggtagtgagcaagactgaagatggagaagacaggaacaatcaagatggagatcaacaagttcgatggtaagagcaatttctccttgtggcaggcaagggtgaaggatgtgctcatccaacaggggttgatcgatgctctcttgtgcgatgagaagccgaccaccatggaggtgcgggattggaaacggctacagatgcaggtggtgagtaccatccgcatgtacctgacggatgaggtggtgatccatgtgctgagcgagacttctccgatggtgctgtggtcgaagctcgaggagttgtacatggcgaagtctctcaccaacactcttttcctctggaggcagttctaccaactgcggatgaccgagggacagagcgtgcaggagcatcgaagccacttccagaagatcctcaccgaccttctcagcgttggcgagaacgttgaggagaagactagggcgctggttttgctggcgtcgcttcccccttcgtatgagtccttggtgactgctcttctagtggggaagagcactatcaagatggacgagatcatcGCGGCGATacttcagaacgaggttctcaagagggagaacccagcttcgagctcaggtggcggtagctcagctttggtggcttctggaagagcagaaggtggtagacggagcgacaggagatcgcaacgagggcggtccaaatccaggagggacttgagcaaaatcagatgttaccggtgtgaggagttggggcatctagccagagattgccttcaactcaaaaatcggacggtggctgctgtagcgacggccgacagtgatttagatggagatgtcctggagatatctgacgaggtatctacttcttcccagcagtggatattagattctgcatgcccctatcatgtatgttgcagagaggagcagtttgactccttggagaacagtgagggtactgtatatctgtcggatggatcgagctgtgcgatcagaggcattgggacggtcagctgaaggacacatgacggtgcagtgagaagattgggggaggttcgatacatatccgattttagacgaaatcttatctcacttagtagactagattcgagaggctacaggacggtagctggtggaggaatcctgagggtgctatgcggcgatagtattgtgctggaggggaagaaagggagcagaggacattattacctggcagggagcccagtgcgaggtggagcttcgggagccaggtggagcccagagcgaggtggagctccaggaggcggatcaggcacgagacaggagactcgggaggacgagaggcgacgtcgcaagatgagattcctattgccgcaggacgatgcctcgagcaggtctcaggtcagaaaGAGCACAGTATacaacggagatgggatcgagcagcctggctcgacttccatgtttgcccatccatgatcagcaggcgattgccccagggcatgggggcgaagagatccagaagctctcagagtttggagaaggccgaatattgagtcgaggtggagattgttaggatttgacttctcgagattcagcccatattgagcccacagcgaggttcgcggcgaaaaacgaagttcaacgagaccaagatcacctgaaacggagctcggatggaggagatacgagcttttgaaatcggcatgagattcgaggcggtggaggaccaccggTGACCGGCGGCGTGCGGCagcggcacggccgcaggcggcggcgcgcaggACGCGTGACCCAGGCCCGTGGCCcaagcgggcgggcggcccaggtaGGCGCATGGCCCAacctggcgcgcggcccaggcgtgcgcaggagcgggccggcccaggcggcctgctggccctgttctccgatccaccatggaccaggtggtccacggctgggcctgtggaccgcatgggcgtttcccacgcgtttcacgTAGTCCACGACATTATTccgtggaccgatcgcgatcggacggTCCAGGGAGTTTCcgatgacgatccgacggttcaggaggttgatttgacttgtttaggactcttaaacctaatctaattaggtttaaaccctgttttaaccctttaaaaggcctgtggacgaacagtaaagGGTGTGGATCGATttttttgcaccgtacgaagcccgtacggaacccaagagaagagagaggtggaagcgctgagagagaaggagcaggagactcctggacagcggtcgccaggcacttcaaggattcagggggtcttcaagagagagagagagcttttgtgagggaaatttCAGGTGAGAGAAAATTGGATGTATAAAGATTGATGGTGAGGTattctcttataaatttttttttttatagtaaagtttgcataccTCATGGAGATGAGCCCTTTTatgactgatccacatattttaattatttattattattattattatttttttcctgctgcatcacgtCACGTAGTACTGAAAAggggtgtcctggtcagacatccgcCCAACAACTCGGACGGCTATCAGTGTTCGCCAGGCTAGGAAGTCTTCGTCAGGAGCCGGAGTCGAAGAACCGTCGTCGACGCTAtcgaggaaggaggaggaggccgGGGGACTCTGGTTTTTATTTTCTCTCGCTTGCGTGAAGAGATGTGGGCTGCGGACGTCGAAGTTACATttgcaatttgatttgtttgtgaAACGAACACGTTGTCTTCGTGATCGTATGGTTTTCCTCTCTCATCGTAGGGCCGACGGTGCATCGGACAGCCGACTGGTCCGGTCCAATGACCATCGAACCTAATCCGAAATGCACCCTGGCAAAAACCTGAGAAGTTCTTAGAACCCCATACTCCTTGCCTTTGTTTGTTCCGCCTCGTCCGTCCTTCCCTCCCAACCTCCGTCAGAAACCCTAACCTGAGACAATGGACCTGGAGCCCTCAAACCCTCCACCGGCGAGCTTCGTCGATCGAATCGTGGTGTGTACTCTTCTCATCGAACGCTTTCTTGACTTTCTTTTGGTTGGTCCTGATCTCTACTTTTCTTTGATGCTTAGCTTCCTGGGGTAGTTGGTTACTAGAAAAGGTATATGTTTATATAATGAAATCTGATTATGCCGGGCATTACTTATAACCGATCCAAGAAAGTGGATTAACAGATGGATTTATGTAAGTTGATTGGAAATTGCTGGTCGTGGAATCCAATATACGTTTCCTAGGtacatttgaaaaaaatttaaatgctGTGTTTTCTTTGATATCCATCTAGAGGTCAGCTGGCGTGCAGCATCCCTCATACTCTGCTCacaaatatttttcaaatctaaCCTCATCTTTTCACGTTATTGTTTCTGAGATAGCATTCTTCATACATGATTTTCAGGCATATCATTCTGTTTGCAGAATTTTCTGGTGGACATAAAGGGACCAACTTTGGCACATTTACCTGTACGTGCATTTGAAGGTGGAACCAGGAGAAACATATCAAAGTTCGAGGTATCAGTTGCCTTAGTTATATTACGTCAATTTTGCTGATTCAGACTTTCAGATTTTctttgaatatatatgacatcaacATTGTCGACTTGTATGTCATATTAGTGAATGTTTTCGGTTTTAAATGCCTTTGTTTGCTGGTTGTATGCTTTGAATTTTGTTGAGAATTAATATGTTGAGTATGTTATGCGACATGGACTCCATATCCATAATTTTTGCCATCTGAAATGCCTGCAACACATGGAGACATTGATCTACGGATGTTTTTCATGTTAAATATATAcggatatttcttttctttttttccaagaCTTGTAATCTGTTCAGAAATAAAGAATTCTGTCATCTTTGCCAAATGTGTACCTTATTGTATGTGCTTGATTTTATGGGTTGTTTATTGTCTCAAATAACATGCACTCAGTTAAAAAGATATACTTCGTTTGAAGAAATTTACTAGCTGATGAAACTAGATTATGTGACCCTAGGAAAAGGCTGGAAAATCCTGTTTGAGTGGAGACCCTGGACAGATGATTTGACACTGCTCAAATTTGTATATGGAACGATTACACATTCATAGGTAAATTGGGTTGTTCCAAAACAAATAGCTTCTATTGTTTGGGAGAGGTTTGATGACAGTTTACTACACGTAGGTGCTTTACTGTATGCCTGAGTGGTTAAAACTAATAAAAGCATGGATCCTAAACTCGCATGCACTGATGGTAATAAACTTAGTGCTGACTGATAGCTTACTTGCCATTTGTTATTATCTTGCAAAATAAATTGCATTGTAGTGCACAATGGCAATCAGTGGTCACAGCATATGACAGAACCATTAGTGCTTAACTATATGTGGCCATGCATCATCTAAACTTTTATACTGCTTGCTTATTTCTGTTAGTATGCACCTGTTTATTTGACTTTCCACCTTTTCTCATCTGTTGGATATGATTGGAGAAGGGACAACAACCAAGGATTTTCTAATATTAGTTATGCTGTGAAGATTGATAGCTACTTAGATAAGTAGTGGAGGCTTATATGCTCATTCTAGTTTGCTTTGATGTAAATGGTGCACTCTGTAGGAAGCTAACATAATTAGACCCAATATGTCGGTCTATATCACGAGGATTCTAGTGTTGATATCTGCTTTGGATGCACATTTAGGAGTCCATCCTCTCCTTCTTGAAGAATTTCCTCTTGTAGATCTGCATACAAGGGACACCCACATACCTGTCTCCAAGTATCGGGTTCTGGTATGCAGTGCTAAGTACAGGGACCACGTAACACTGGCATTGGTTACTTGGCTTCCAATTTTTCAAAATTAGCTTAATGTGtccttgtattttaattttttaaacctGTCTCCCTCTGTCGTTGTGCTGAGGGAAATTAAATTGACAGATATCACTCCATCAACAAGATATCTCTGTATCTAAGAGCTTGATGGAGTAGAATTATTAACTTGTGGGTAAAGGTGTCTAACTTATTTCTTGTCCATACCCTCACATCAAATGTTAGATGTGTAATTTTGACAGGAATTTCTCTGTATTGGCTTATTTCTTTGACAATCTATTTAAAAGTTAgttgttattttctttttgtttcttaaCACTAGACTTGTTTGAATTAAGCTTTGTCTTTTGTGTGGAGAGGTGCTTTGAATTATTGTTCAATCTCAACATACCTAAATGCAGTAGAATTAGAGTTGAGGCATGGGATTGGTCTTGCATTCGGGCAAGTATTATACCATAGGAAGTGTATTGATTCCCCTACAAACATGTCTGTGCAATGGGATTTGTTGTCTATGAAATTTCTGTCTGGATGCTCATGGAAGTTTTGACCTTTGTTGAAGGTAGTGCATGTTGAGATAGGAGACAACATTTGACTTGGTTGATCCGGAAGTAATGTGTCATCTAAATGATTATTGGTGCATGCGCTTGTAATTAATTATGAAATGCTTTCTAGGAGGCATTGCAGTGTCAAGCTATGAACATGCAGTGGGTTTAGTTACTGTGTATGTGAATGTAAGCATCAGAAACCATTGTGAAAGTCCATGGTTTGCTCTGCTAGTTTCAGTACCTGTACTGGGGCCATGCCCATAAAATGTCAGTATGGGTTGGTTCGTCACTTGATATACCTTCTATACGGCATATTTTTTGCTATTTGTGTGGTAATATTATGCCCAGTGCCAGGTGGTGTGTCCAACATGGCGAACCAGTGAAAATTTAAGGCCTTTTCTATATTATGATTGATCTTTTTCCAAGGAAAACTGCCTTGAAGACTTGTTTCTGATGGAAAATCTAGTTTCCTTTCTTCTTATTTCAATGGAAAATTGACGAATTTGAAAGACATGTTTCCATATTTTGGGAATACTTGTCCTTTTCCATGGAAGAAATTCGATCTTTCCTTTCCCTTTTCCATAGATTCTCTGCAACCAAACTGACACTTATGATCAGCTTTTGTACTTAACCAATATGTTACTCTTAGTGGCTATTAACTGATCAAGAAGAGTTTCTTGGTTACCCTGGAGGTGAGCAGTTGTGAGGATATTTGGAAACCAATGATCACTATCTTTCTCCTGATACTTTTGTGCTTTGCATCATCGTGGAGGCTAGTGGTGAACTGAAAGATGCCCTTATCAAACAAGACCCATTTTTAGTCACCATCTGATCTTGTTCTCGTTATTCCTTAATTTTCTCATTTGGTGGACTCTTCAAACCAAGAAAGGATCTCAAGTTTGTGGGGATTAACTAGAATTTGAATTTGCATTGTTTATAAAGAGAGTCTAATTGGTAATAAGGCATGATATATGCACATCTCCCTTGCTTACCCTTCCCCCTTTCCCCAAAAGGACATGCTGCAATGCATTTTTCTATGCTTTATCTGACTCCTGCCATTCCATCCCCTGTTTCTTCTGTTGATCATTTCCATTTTAATGGTGAAACCTCCACAACAAGTCTTGTTAGGTCTGCACATGTTTCAGTATATAATTATTCGAGCTTTTGGTGGATTAAAGTCAATGGATGATTTGCCTTTATTGAATGTAGTTATTCAGATATTTAGAGACTGATAATTTGGATGAAATAGGTTTTTGATACATTCACAATACTGTATTGCTACACATTAAGTTTTGGCATATTTTATTTGTTAATCATTAAGCACATAACTGATGAAACTCATTCTAGTTTTTTTTACATGGGTCATTGATGCATAGTTACATCTATTTCATTTAGCTAGTGGAAAGCTGCTGAGTTTGGTCCTTCAAAAGATGGTTCCAATGTTTGAAACA
Protein-coding regions in this window:
- the LOC105048060 gene encoding uncharacterized protein isoform X2; protein product: MDLEPSNPPPASFVDRIVNFLVDIKGPTLAHLPVRAFEGGTRRNISKFEVNASSPATVIVVSNAIMNSEFLSGTQQRIMVEKLMQKLQ